In Oryza sativa Japonica Group chromosome 3, ASM3414082v1, one DNA window encodes the following:
- the LOC4333407 gene encoding glycerophosphodiester phosphodiesterase GDPD6: MAAFWLISIIVLVLLSGESNANPAASQQSQLDVNHRKPLQTFRPYNIAHRGSNGEIPEETTAAYLRAIEEGADFIESDILATKDGHLICFHDVILDATTDIANRTEFANRKRTYEVERQNVTGWFVVDFTLEELKSLRVKQRYNFRDQQYNGKYQIITFDEYILIALYADRVVGIYPELKNPIFINEHVKWSDGKKFEDKFVQTLLKYGYKGEYMSEDWLKQPLFIQSFAPSSLIYMSNMTNSPKIFLIDDTTVRTQDTNQSYYEITSDAYLAFIRKYIVGIGPWKDTIVPPINNYLGPPTDLVARAHALNLQVHPYTFRNENMFLHFDFHQDPYLEYEYWLGEIGVDGLFTDFTGTLHRFQECTTPYPKNEKNAEALLQKINYMLKDSGY, from the exons ATGGCTGCCTTCT GGCTCATCTCTATCATTGTCCTTGTACTACTTTCTGGAGAATCCAATGCCAATCCAGCTGCCTCTCAGCAGAGTCAGCTGGATGTAAACCACAGGAAGCCACTTCAAACTTTCAGACCTTACAACATTGCCCACAGGGGTTCCAATGGTGAAATACCCGAAGAGACCACGGCTGCCTACCTG AGGGCTATTGAAGAAGGTGCAGACTTCATAGAGTCTGACATACTTGCAACAAAGGACGGACATCTGATATGTTTCCACGATGTTATATTGGACGCAACAACTGATATCGCCAATCGTACAGAATTTGCCAACAGGAAGAGAACCTATGAAGTTGAGAGACAAAATGTGACCGGCTGGTTTGTTG TGGATTTTACTCTTGAAGAACTCAAGTCACTGAGGGTGAAACAACGCTACAATTTCAGGGACCAACAGTACAATG GGAAGTACCAGATTATTACATTTGATGAGTACATCTTGATTGCGCTTTATGCCGATAGGGTTGTTGGGATATACCCAGAGCTCAAGAATCCCATTTTCATCAACGAGCAC GTCAAATGGTCAGACGGGAAGAAGTTTGAGGACAAGTTTGTCCAGACACTGCTGAAATATGGTTACAAAGGCGAATACATGTCTGAAGATTGGCTTAAACAGCCATTGTTCATTCAATCCTTCGCACCATCGTCACTCATTTACATGTCAAATATGACAAACTCTCCAAAAATATTCCTAATCGACGATACCACAGTTAGAACTCAAGACACTAATCAG TCATACTACGAGATAACTTCGGACGCTTACCTTGCGTTCATAAGGAAGTACATAGTTGGCATTGGACCATGGAAAGATACAATTGTTCCTCCCATAAATAATTACCTAGGTCCCCCAACCGATCTTGTCGCGCGAGCACACGCTCTGAATCTTCAG GTGCATCCATACACTTTCAGAAACGAGAACATGTTCTTGCACTTCGACTTCCACCAAGACCCTTATCTTGAGTACGAGTATTGGCTCGGTGAGATTGGCGTCGACGGGCTTTTCACTGATTTCACTGGTACCTTGCACAGGTTCCAGGAATGCACAACTCCGTATCCAAAGAATGAAAAGAATGCAGAGGCACTCTTGCAGAAAATTAACTACATGCTGAAGGATAGCGGATACTAA
- the LOC107280481 gene encoding pentatricopeptide repeat-containing protein At5g55840, which produces MSASSLASSSYRRRIVQSRDAVSSPAYWSRLPARARPPAHTRIGAGVLPAATSVHGVESSIITVLAMQRWETLSQMAYKSGKLDKAHGKLALRMLDSIVQQSGLDRITHIYCMAVHILVQAQMPSQAMSVLRHLALTGFSCSAIFSSLLRTISRCDPTNLFSVDLLVNAYVKEGKVLDAAAAIFFMDECGFKASLFSCNNILNALVGINKSEYVWLFLKESLDRKFPLDVTTCNIVLNSLCTQGKLSKAESMLQKMKNCRLPNAVTYNTILNWYVKKGRCKSALRILDDMEKNGIEADLYTYNIMIDKLCKLKRSARAYLLLKRMREVNLTPDECSYNTLIHGFFGEGKINLAIYIFNQMLRQSLKPSVATYTALIDGYCRNGRTDEARRVLYEMQITGVRPSELTYSALLNGYCKHSKLGPALDLIKYLRSRSISINRTMYTILIDGFCQLGEVSKAKQILKCMLADGIDPDVITYSALINGMCKMGMIHETKEILSRMQKSGVLPNNVLYTTLVFYFCKAGHAKEALKYFVDIYRSGLVANSVIHNALLCSFYREGMIAEAEQFKQYMSRMKISFDVASFNCIIDSYCQRGNVLEAFSVYDNMVRHGWPPDICTYGSLLRGLCQGGHLVQAKEFMVYLLEKACAIDEKTLNTLLVGICKHGTLDEALDLCEKMVTRNILPDTYTYTILLDGFCKRGKVVPALILLQMMLEKGLVPDTIAYTCLLNGLVNEGQVKAASYMFQEIICKEGLYADCIAYNSMMNGYLKGGQINEIERLMRNMHENEVYPSSASYNILMHGYIKKGQLSRTLYLYRDMVKEGIKPDNVTYRLLIFGLCEYGLIEIAVKFLEKMVLEGVFPDNLAFDILIKAFSEKSKMSNALQLFSYMKWLHMSPSSKTYVAMVNGLIRKNWLQQSYEILHDMVESGLQPKHTHYIALINAKCRVGDIDGAFELKEDMKALGVVPSEVAESSIVRGLCKCGKVEEAIIVFSSIMRAGMVPTIATFTTLMHGLCKEFKIDDAFHLKQLMESCGLKVDVVTYNVLITGLCNKKCICDALDLYEEMKSKGLLPNITTYITLTGAMYATGTMQDGEKLLKDIEDRGIVPSYKHPESLEWRMENAIKRLNTIRNCRKGISFKNEVELLPVDHEAAN; this is translated from the exons ATGTCGGCGTCGTCGCTGGCGTCTTCCTCCTACCGCCGCAGGATCGTCCAGTCCAGGGACGCGGTTTCCAGCCCGGCGTACTGGTCccgcctccccgcccgcgcgagGCCGCCCGCGCACACCAGGATCGGCGCCGGCGTGCTGCCCGCCGCCACCTcag TTCATGGAGTTGAGAGCAGCATCATCACTGTCCTAGCTATGCAGCGATGGGAAACCTTGAGTCAAATGGCATACAAATCTGGGAAGCTTGACAAGGCACATGGAAAGCTGGCCTTGAGGATGCTGGACTCTATCGTTCAACAATCAGGTTTGGACCGAATTACCCATATTTATTGCATGGCTGTCCACATCCTTGTCCAAGCTCAAATGCCATCACAAGCGATGTCAGTGTTGAGGCACCTTGCCCTGACAGGCTTTTCCTGTAGTGCCATATTTAGCTCCCTTTTGCGGACCATTTCACGTTGTGATCCCACCAACCTCTTTTCTGTTGATCTTCTTGTCAATGCTTATGTGAAGGAAGGAAAAGTACTTGATGCGGCTGCAGCAATTTTCTTTATGGATGAATGTGGATTTAAGGCTTCATTATTTTCGTGCAATAACATCCTTAATGCTCTCGTGGGAATAAACAAGTCAGAATATGTTTGGTTGTTTTTGAAAGAAAGTCTGGACCGGAAGTTCCCTCTAGATGTTACCACTTGCAACATTGTGCTGAATTCTTTGTGCACTCAGGGAAAACTTAGTAAGGCTGAAAGTATGCTACAAAAGATGAAGAATTGTCGCTTACCTAATGCTGTTACTTATAATACTATACTTAACTGGTATGTTAAGAAGGGAAGGTGTAAGTCTGCCCTGCGTATTCTAGATGATATGGAGAAGAATGGCATAGAGGCAGATCTGTATACTTATAACATCATGATAGATAAATTATGTAAACTAAAGAGGAGTGCACGTGCATACCTTTTGCTAAAAAGAATGAGGGAAGTTAACTTAACACCTGATGAATGTTCTTATAATACTTTGATCCATGGATTTTTTGGTGAAGGTAAGATAAATCTTGCTATCTATATCTTCAATCAAATGCTGAGACAAAGTTTGAAACCAAGTGTAGCTACTTACACAGCATTGATTGATGGGTACTGCCGAAATGGGAGAACAGATGAAGCCCGCAGAGTTCTTTATGAAATGCAGATCACTGGTGTGAGACCAAGTGAGCTTACTTATAGTGCGTTGTTGAATGGTTACTGCAAACATTCCAAGCTGGGACCTGCATTAGATCTTATCAAATATCTGAGATCGAGAAGCATATCCATCAATAGAACTATGTATACTATTCTCATTGATGGTTTCTGTCAACTAGGGGAGGTTTCTAAGGCtaaacaaattttaaagtgCATGCTTGCGGATGGAATTGATCCAGATGTTATTACTTATTCAGCATTGATCAATGGTATGTGCAAGATGGGTATGATACATGAGACAAAAGAGATTTTATCAAGGATGCAAAAAAGTGGAGTTCTGCCTAATAATGTACTATATACAActctagttttttatttttgcaaggCTGGGCATGCCAAAGAAGCACTAAAGTATTTTGTGGATATTTATCGAAGTGGTCTAGTTGCCAACTCAGTCATTCATAATGCATTACTATGTTCTTTTTATAGAGAGGGAATGATTGCAGAGGCTGAGCAATTCAAACAATACATGTCTAGGATGAAGATATCATTTGATGTTGCTTCCTTTAACTGCATAATAGACAGTTACTGCCAGAGAGGTAATGTACTTGAGGCATTTTCAGTTTATGATAATATGGTTAGACATGGATGGCCTCCAGATATTTGCACTTATGGGAGTTTGCTCAGAGGATTATGTCAGGGAGGCCACTTGGTACAAGCAAAAGAGTTTATGGTCTATCTTCTTGAGAAAGCTTGTGCAATTGATGAGAAAACCTTGAATACACTACTTGTAGGGATCTGCAAACATGGAACCCTAGATGAAGCTCTGGATTTATGTGAGAAAATGGTCACAAGGAACATTTTACCTGATACTTATACCTACACCATTCTTCTGGATGGGTTTTGCAAAAGAGGTAAGGTTGTGCCTGCACTCATCTTGTTGCAGATGATGTTAGAGAAAGGACTGGTTCCTGATACCATTGCATATACCTGTTTGTTGAATGGCCTAGTAAATGAAGGTCAAGTGAAGGCTGCTTCTTACATGTTCCAGGAGATTATATGCAAGGAAGGCTTGTATGCAGATTGTATTGCGTACAATTCAATGATGAATGGATATCTAAAGGGAGGACAGATAAATGAAATAGAAAGACTGATGCGTAACATGCATGAGAATGAGGTATATCCAAGCTCTGCTAGCTATAACATCCTAATGCATGGGTACATCAAGAAGGGACAATTGTCAAGAACTTTATATCTATACAGGGATATGGTGAAAGAAGGGATCAAACCAGATAATGTGACATACCGCTTACTCATCTTTGGACTTTGTGAGTACGGATTGATTGAGATTGCAGTTAAATTCTTGGAGAAGATGGTCTTAGAAGGAGTTTTTCCTGATAATTTAGCTTTTGATATACTCATAAAGGCTTTCAGTGAGAAATCTAAGATGTCTAATGCTTTACAACTTTTCAGCTATATGAAGTGGTTACATATGTCACCCAGTAGTAAAACATATGTTGCCATGGTAAATGGATTAATCAGAAAAAATTGGTTGCAACAGAGTTATGAAATTTTACATGACATGGTAGAAAGCGGGCTTCAACCAAAGCATACACATTATATTGCATTGATCAATGCAAAATGCAGGGTTGGAGACATTGATGGAGCATTTGAGCTAAAAGAGGACATGAAAGCTCTTGGTGTTGTGCCATCTGAAGTTGCTGAAAGTTCAATTGTTAGAGGCCTTTGTAAATGTGGAAAGGTTGAAGAGGCCATCATAGTTTTCAGTAGCATAATGCGTGCAGGCATGGTGCCAACTATTGCTACATTTACTACCCTAATGCATGGTCTTTGTAAAGAATTCAAGATTGATGATGCTTTCCACTTAAAGCAGTTGATGGAGTCATGTGGGCTGAAGGTTGATGTTGTCACTTATAATGTATTAATTACTGGTTTATGCAACAAGAAGTGTATTTGTGATGCATTAGATCTTTATGAAGAGATGAAATCGAAGGGACTTCTGCCGAACATTACAACGTACATCACACTGACTGGAGCTATGTATGCAACAGGGACAATGCAGGATGGGGAGAAACTTCTGAAGGATATAGAAGATAGGGGCATTGTTCCTTCATATAAGCATCCTGAAAGTCTTGAATGGAGGATGGAAAATGCAATAAAAAGGTTAAACACAATAAGGAATTGCAGAAAAGGAATATCTTTCAAGAATGAAGTTGAGCTATTGCCGGTAGATCATGAAGCTgctaattga
- the LOC9272037 gene encoding presenilin-like protein At2g29900, translating into MADAAAATVPGEASSSSSAAATTTVLDSLGEDITRIVTPVSTCMLLVVLLVSLLSSPSSPSPFTAAFSAAAGPGGGGDDITTALITAVTFVVAVTAATFLLAFLFYLRCTPCLRAYLGFSSLSVLLLLGGHVALLLLSRLRLPLDAASFALLLPNAAAALALAALSPASVPIALHQAALVAIAVLTAFWFTLLPEWTTWALLVAMAVYDLAAVLLPGGPLRLLLELAIERNEEIPALVYEARPVDPRHGHNWRLWRERTQSGAELDANSTVEVLGEVLGTNLGASSAGNLGVSAIRSDERVGLAGDARNLRLGTSMPNLSSDSASAQVEVLPASPEISVSVPEMRVPLIQPRPERTRDEEDDEDGIGLSSSGAIKLGLGDFIFYSVLVGRAAMYDYMTVYACYLAIIAGLGITLLLLAFYRKALPALPVSIALGVVFYVLTRTLLETFVMQCSTNLVMF; encoded by the coding sequence atggccgacgccgccgcggccaccgtccCCGGcgaggcctcctcctcctcctccgccgccgccaccaccaccgtgcTCGATTCCCTCGGGGAGGACATCACCCGCATCGTCACCCCCGTCTCCACCTGCatgctcctcgtcgtcctcctcgtctccctcctctcctccccctcctccccttcccccttcaccgccgccttctccgccgccgccggcccaggcggaggaggagacgacaTCACCACCGCCCTCATCACCGCCGTGACCTTCGTCGTGGCCGTCACGGCCGCCACCTTCCTCCTCGCGTTCCTCTTCTACCTCCGCTGCACGCCCTGCCTCCGCGCCTACCTCGGCTTCTCCTCGCtctccgtcctcctcctcctcggcggccacgtcgccctcctcctcctctcccgcctccgcctcccgctcgacgccgcctccttcgcGCTGCTCCtccccaacgccgccgccgcgctggcgctcgccgcgctctccccggCCTCCGTCCCCATCGCGCTCCACCAGGCCGcgctcgtcgccatcgccgtcctcaCCGCCTTCTGGTTCACGCTGCTCCCGGAGTGGACCACCTGGGCGCTGCTCGTCGCCATGGCGGTctacgacctcgccgccgtgctgctGCCCGGTGGCCCTCTCAGACTGCTCCTTGAGTTGGCCATAGAGAGGAACGAGGAGATCCCGGCGTTGGTCTACGAGGCAAGGCCGGTGGATCCCCGCCATGGCCACAATTGGCGGCTGTGGAGGGAGAGGACGCAATCTGGTGCAGAGTTGGATGCCAATTCCACAGTTGAGGTGCTTGGTGAGGTGTTGGGGACAAATCTTGGTGCCAGTTCAGCTGGCAATTTGGGGGTTTCCGCAATCCGATCCGATGAACGGGTTGGCTTGGCTGGTGATGCAAGAAACTTGAGGCTTGGAACATCGATGCCGAATTTGAGCTCTGATTCTGCTAGTGCACAAGTTGAGGTGTTGCCAGCATCGCCGGAGATTAGTGTGTCTGTTCCTGAAATGAGAGTACCATTGATCCAGCCGCGACCAGAGAGAACCAGggatgaggaggatgacgaAGATGGCATAGGGTTGAGTTCATCTGGGGCTATCAAGCTTGGATTGGGGGACTTCATATTCTACAGCGTTCTCGTCGGGAGGGCAGCAATGTATGACTACATGACAGTGTATGCATGTTATCTTGCCATAATTGCTGGGCTCGGTATCACCCTGCTGCTACTAGCATTCTACCGTAAGGCATTGCCGGCCCTCCCGGTCTCGATCGCCCTTGGTGTTGTGTTTTATGTGCTCACAAGAACATTGCTCGAGACTTTTGTCATGCAGTGCTCTACTAATCTTGTGATGTTTTAG